The Streptomyces sp. ICC1 DNA window TACAGATTCATCCGAACGGCGGAGCCGGGGGCGTACTTCGCGGCGTTGGTGAGCCCCTCGCGGGCGATCCGCAGCAGCAGCCGCCCGTCGGCCGCCGGGAAGGCCCCGAGGCCGGGCTGCGTGTGGTGGGTGATCTCCATGCCGGTGGCCCGCATGTTCCGCGCCAGGGAGCCGAGGAAGCGGCCGACGTCCACGGGCGAGGTGTGGGACCGGCTGCCCGCGGGGTCGGTGAGCATGTCCAGCACCTCCCTGACCTCCGCCATCGCGGCCCGGGCCGATTCCTCCACGGCCGCGGCCCCCTCCCGCACGCGGGGGTCGGCCCCGGCGTCCAGGCGCAGGGCGGCGGCCTGCATCGTGAGGGCGGTGAGGCGGTGGCCGAGGCCGTCGTGGGTGCGCTGGGCCAAACGGGTGCGCTCCTGTACGACGGCCAGGTCGGCCGCCTGGTCCACGGCGGCGTGGGCCTGGCGGGCCCGCTCGCGCAGCGCGGCCATGACGCGCCGGTTGCGCCGCACCGTCTCCCCGTACAGCGCGGGCACGAGGACGGAGCCGAGCACGAAGGAGGCGGGGTCGCGCCCGGCGTACCCGAGCGGCAGGAAGAGGTCGCGGGTGGCG harbors:
- a CDS encoding histidine kinase, translating into MQAVPGRAGQLLERGLRTLTGESGGAPDPVRARRTDICLALLCGLLTTLNLHDVHRFGLVSDYPTSLAAGWLAAASLLWRRSRPWLPALVATAATVVSDDRGPLVFAAYALAAYGRAHRWGGVLLMAVAYAATRDLFLPLGYAGRDPASFVLGSVLVPALYGETVRRNRRVMAALRERARQAHAAVDQAADLAVVQERTRLAQRTHDGLGHRLTALTMQAAALRLDAGADPRVREGAAAVEESARAAMAEVREVLDMLTDPAGSRSHTSPVDVGRFLGSLARNMRATGMEITHHTQPGLGAFPAADGRLLLRIAREGLTNAAKYAPGSAVRMNLYTGDGEVRLDVVNTAPEGERIVLDSGGMGIPGLRAALAEVGGRLRSGPGRDGGHMLAATLPDRRVLA